One stretch of Thermococcus sp. 21S9 DNA includes these proteins:
- a CDS encoding PH0542 domain-containing protein → MDEEFDLREALATGEGLQEVIARATVNKEFLKEVIELLDDDLWTVQKNALRVVVEVLRDMPELHDSLITKLMVMLRKSEAIPLTQEIARAFGVLAEVAPEKVARIVPVIFANYRVGDPKIKVNATYVLEEIMRVRPSLLGNVFRDIGFMLTSKEASDKLAALNFILALSENGMRYVTPFLPKLFALLHDKNELVRASAVETLVALGETNEKLRKVVMSKLEEIKNDRSELVQKKLKEGLSKLIILDR, encoded by the coding sequence ATGGACGAGGAGTTCGACCTTAGGGAGGCACTGGCAACGGGGGAGGGCCTTCAGGAGGTCATAGCGCGAGCAACCGTCAACAAGGAGTTTCTCAAGGAGGTCATTGAACTCCTCGATGACGACCTTTGGACCGTTCAAAAGAACGCCCTCCGAGTCGTCGTCGAAGTTCTGAGGGACATGCCTGAACTCCACGACTCGCTGATAACCAAGCTCATGGTCATGCTAAGGAAGAGTGAGGCGATACCCCTGACCCAGGAGATAGCCCGGGCCTTCGGTGTCCTCGCGGAGGTTGCTCCCGAGAAGGTTGCAAGAATAGTGCCCGTTATCTTCGCCAACTACCGCGTTGGAGACCCGAAGATAAAGGTGAACGCAACCTACGTCCTTGAGGAGATAATGCGCGTCAGGCCCAGCCTGCTCGGCAACGTCTTCCGCGACATAGGCTTCATGCTGACCTCAAAGGAAGCATCAGACAAGCTCGCGGCGCTCAACTTCATACTCGCGCTGAGCGAGAACGGGATGAGGTACGTCACGCCTTTCCTGCCCAAGCTCTTCGCGCTCCTCCACGACAAGAACGAGCTCGTGCGCGCGAGTGCCGTTGAAACACTCGTTGCACTTGGGGAAACAAACGAAAAGCTAAGGAAGGTCGTGATGTCAAAGCTCGAAGAGATAAAGAACGACAGAAGCGAACTCGTACAGAAGAAGCTCAAGGAGGGGCTTTCAAAGCTCATTATCCTCGACAGGTGA
- a CDS encoding ribonuclease P protein component 4, translating into MGKKFLRKKEQREKKRIARERVETLFTLAERVFPYSPELANRYVEIALAVQQKAKIRLPRTWKRRYCKRCHSFLVPGKNARVRLRSKPYPHVVIKCLNCGHIMRYPYLREKKARRKGEET; encoded by the coding sequence GTGGGAAAGAAGTTCCTGAGGAAGAAGGAGCAGAGGGAGAAGAAACGGATAGCGAGGGAGCGCGTTGAGACGCTCTTCACCCTCGCGGAAAGGGTTTTTCCGTACAGCCCGGAGTTGGCGAACAGATACGTTGAGATAGCCCTTGCCGTCCAGCAGAAGGCCAAGATAAGACTCCCGAGGACGTGGAAGCGTCGCTACTGCAAGCGCTGTCACTCCTTCCTCGTCCCGGGAAAGAACGCGCGCGTGAGGCTGAGGAGCAAACCCTATCCCCACGTCGTCATAAAGTGCCTCAACTGCGGACACATAATGCGCTACCCGTATCTGCGGGAGAAAAAAGCGAGGAGAAAAGGGGAGGAAACCTAA
- a CDS encoding cell wall-binding repeat 2 family protein: MMGKKLVAVLFGLLMIGMAFGAGSAYAGEATVTVILVSDNAADNAIAQYLANLTGAVVVTTTWGTYDPNVTAEILSYAPDQVIIIGGPDAVVSEYVTDLEEYNITVYRWWGANRYETDLAVMGNASKLFGIKFNASVVVAGNDSLAVQTALRLAVQNRAMIIYVNQSTNVTKLMERFQVREMVMVQSKASEKVMEKVSRELKACNCTAKQVQANVTAEQVKMIMEQVRERLMAIEQIANTTNSTQLREQVREMLQLMEQANASLQAGNVTEAYGLALKLQVKTEFALKEANKELHRAMEKNGKLALEMELEKIEAQLEVLEKAGVNVSSVQTILDKVKEAIDAGNYSVARVLLKDAKKALHELYMTNRETVKMNPGMGSKPEKSGRH, from the coding sequence ATGATGGGTAAGAAGTTGGTGGCAGTCCTGTTCGGACTGCTTATGATTGGAATGGCATTTGGAGCGGGAAGTGCATACGCAGGGGAAGCGACGGTTACAGTAATCCTCGTCAGTGACAACGCCGCGGACAACGCGATAGCTCAGTACCTCGCCAACCTGACCGGTGCGGTCGTCGTGACGACCACCTGGGGCACCTACGACCCGAACGTTACGGCGGAGATACTGAGCTACGCCCCGGACCAGGTTATAATAATAGGTGGTCCCGATGCGGTTGTGAGCGAGTACGTTACCGACCTTGAGGAGTACAACATAACCGTTTACCGCTGGTGGGGAGCCAACAGGTATGAGACTGACCTCGCAGTTATGGGCAACGCCAGCAAGCTCTTTGGAATCAAGTTCAACGCCAGCGTCGTTGTTGCCGGCAACGACAGCCTTGCAGTCCAGACCGCCCTCAGGCTCGCTGTCCAGAACCGCGCGATGATAATATACGTCAACCAGTCGACCAACGTCACCAAGCTCATGGAGAGGTTCCAGGTCAGGGAGATGGTAATGGTCCAGAGCAAGGCCTCTGAGAAGGTCATGGAAAAGGTCTCCAGGGAGCTCAAGGCCTGCAACTGCACCGCCAAGCAGGTCCAGGCCAACGTTACGGCCGAGCAGGTTAAGATGATTATGGAGCAGGTCCGCGAGAGGCTCATGGCCATTGAACAGATAGCAAACACCACGAACTCAACCCAGCTTAGGGAACAGGTCAGGGAGATGCTCCAGCTCATGGAGCAGGCTAACGCAAGCCTTCAGGCCGGAAACGTCACCGAGGCTTACGGGCTTGCCCTCAAGCTTCAGGTGAAGACCGAGTTCGCCCTCAAGGAGGCTAACAAGGAGCTCCACAGGGCCATGGAAAAGAACGGAAAGCTCGCCCTTGAGATGGAGCTTGAGAAGATTGAGGCCCAGCTTGAGGTCCTTGAGAAGGCAGGAGTTAACGTCAGCTCCGTTCAGACAATCCTTGACAAGGTCAAGGAGGCAATTGACGCGGGGAACTACAGCGTTGCCAGGGTGCTCCTCAAGGATGCCAAGAAGGCCCTCCACGAGCTCTACATGACGAACAGGGAAACCGTTAAGATGAACCCGGGAATGGGTTCAAAGCCCGAGAAGAGCGGAAGGCACTGA
- a CDS encoding cyclase family protein, whose product MIVDLSLPLGEDTPVYPGDPEVKVRPWAFIERDGYYMNALKLGEHSGTHVDAPAHFIPGGKTVDEMPLEKFIGEAFVIDVRNGEGTVKLDELPDSGYYGKIVLFLTGGRELSPEVALFLVAEGVKAVGTDAMSIGDETVHTVLLSEEVPIFENLTNLEAILGRTFTFIGLPLRIEGGSGSPVRAVAIVED is encoded by the coding sequence ATGATAGTCGACCTCTCGCTCCCCCTGGGAGAGGACACGCCGGTTTACCCCGGCGACCCGGAGGTAAAGGTCAGGCCCTGGGCCTTCATCGAGCGCGACGGCTACTATATGAACGCCCTCAAGCTTGGCGAGCACTCGGGGACGCATGTTGATGCTCCGGCCCACTTCATTCCCGGCGGAAAGACGGTGGACGAGATGCCCCTCGAGAAGTTCATCGGCGAGGCCTTCGTTATTGACGTTCGCAATGGCGAGGGAACCGTTAAACTCGACGAACTGCCAGATTCTGGCTATTATGGGAAAATCGTCCTCTTCCTAACCGGCGGGAGGGAGCTTTCGCCGGAGGTCGCGCTATTCCTCGTGGCGGAGGGTGTTAAAGCCGTTGGCACCGACGCGATGAGCATTGGTGACGAGACGGTTCACACGGTTCTCCTCAGCGAAGAGGTGCCAATATTTGAGAACCTCACCAACCTCGAGGCCATCCTCGGAAGAACCTTCACATTCATAGGTCTTCCCCTGAGAATCGAGGGTGGCTCTGGAAGCCCGGTAAGGGCGGTAGCGATAGTCGAAGATTAA
- a CDS encoding adenosylhomocysteinase encodes MDCTKDYCVKDISLAPSGEKKIDWVSRFMPVLQTIRREFEREKPFKGVRIATTLHLEMKTAFLLLTLKAGGAEVSAAASNPLSTQDDVVAALAKAGVKVYAIRGESREEYYENMHRALDIRPNIIIDDGADMISTVHRERQELIDEIWGASEETTTGVIRLRAMEKDGVLRFPIIAVNDSYTKYLFDNRYGTGQSTWDGIIRTTNLLVAGKNVVVVGYGWCGRGIAMRARGLGATVIVVEVDPIRALEARMDGFLVMDMKEAAKVGDIFVTSTGNIKCIRKEHFELMKDGVIMANAGHFDVEIWKPDLEELAVEISEPRPNIREYKLKDGRRLYLLADGRLVNLAAADGHPAEIMDMSFALQAKAAQYIKENHERLEPKVYVLPREIDEMVARIKLSAMGIKIEELTEEQREYLESWEHGT; translated from the coding sequence ATGGACTGCACGAAGGATTACTGCGTTAAGGACATCTCGCTCGCTCCGAGCGGGGAGAAGAAGATTGACTGGGTCTCGCGCTTCATGCCCGTTCTCCAGACGATAAGGAGGGAGTTCGAGAGGGAGAAGCCCTTCAAGGGGGTCAGAATCGCCACGACACTCCACCTTGAGATGAAGACGGCCTTCCTGCTCCTTACTCTCAAGGCCGGCGGAGCGGAGGTTTCAGCGGCAGCGAGCAACCCGCTGAGCACCCAAGATGATGTCGTCGCCGCATTGGCTAAAGCTGGCGTCAAGGTTTACGCGATTAGAGGCGAGAGCAGGGAGGAATACTACGAAAACATGCACAGGGCTTTGGACATAAGGCCCAACATCATCATAGACGACGGCGCGGACATGATAAGCACCGTCCACCGCGAGAGGCAGGAGTTGATAGACGAGATATGGGGCGCGAGCGAGGAAACAACGACCGGCGTTATCAGATTGAGGGCGATGGAAAAGGACGGGGTTCTGAGGTTCCCAATCATAGCGGTCAACGACAGCTATACCAAATACCTCTTCGACAACCGCTACGGAACCGGCCAGTCCACGTGGGACGGCATAATAAGGACCACAAACCTGCTCGTCGCCGGAAAGAACGTCGTCGTTGTCGGCTACGGCTGGTGCGGAAGGGGAATAGCGATGAGGGCAAGGGGCCTCGGTGCCACGGTTATAGTCGTCGAGGTTGACCCGATTAGGGCTTTGGAGGCAAGGATGGACGGCTTCCTCGTCATGGACATGAAGGAGGCGGCAAAGGTAGGCGACATCTTCGTCACCTCGACGGGCAACATCAAGTGCATTCGCAAAGAGCACTTCGAACTCATGAAGGACGGCGTCATAATGGCCAACGCCGGCCACTTCGACGTTGAGATATGGAAGCCCGACCTTGAGGAGCTCGCCGTTGAGATAAGCGAGCCGAGGCCCAACATCAGGGAGTACAAGCTTAAGGACGGAAGGAGGCTCTACCTTCTCGCAGACGGAAGGCTGGTCAATTTAGCGGCGGCCGACGGCCACCCGGCGGAGATTATGGACATGAGCTTTGCCCTGCAGGCGAAGGCGGCGCAGTACATCAAGGAGAACCACGAGAGGCTTGAGCCAAAGGTCTACGTCCTGCCAAGGGAGATTGACGAGATGGTCGCGAGGATTAAGCTCTCAGCCATGGGAATAAAGATTGAAGAGCTCACAGAGGAGCAGAGGGAATACCTTGAGAGCTGGGAGCACGGGACGTAG
- a CDS encoding DUF58 domain-containing protein, producing the protein MKRMDVLLFATLAPFSLALFTGVLGLAYASLIPASLLAYSLLSDPPSGFHVERTVEAQNIAVGRRARVRVRLTVERGSGLVFVGDVVSPGLKVHGRNRRVFIKLPGEVLQVEYSYEVSPGKRGVHSISPVEVIGRDFLGILETNYEIFGDEVTIEAKPVVGSLRTSSLRSIRARRRGLPAVLSRKGISSRDFKEIREYRPGDPLNAINWKATARFGVPLVNEYEPEGMATVMVYADTTTEMGTGDVFSGALESALSLSLSLVHTLLKANLRVGLYLAGSKRFVTPRTGMQAFSSFMRAVLSAGPSPDPEPIPLAVERSKRAGKVDLAVIVTNVTPYNVSELRDAVGKLRKTFNCRVLLVDINPYGAIDEDVAQLSRLHKRKLTEKLGVPVVEWVPSQEGPSTALKKVLGGVSLAL; encoded by the coding sequence ATGAAGCGGATGGACGTCCTGCTGTTCGCGACCCTTGCGCCGTTCTCTCTCGCGCTCTTCACCGGAGTTCTTGGTCTGGCATACGCAAGCTTAATCCCTGCGTCACTTCTCGCGTACTCCCTCCTCTCCGACCCGCCATCGGGTTTTCACGTTGAAAGAACAGTGGAGGCACAAAACATCGCCGTGGGCCGGCGGGCCCGGGTTCGGGTTAGACTTACCGTCGAGAGGGGTTCGGGCTTGGTGTTCGTAGGGGATGTTGTTTCCCCGGGGCTTAAGGTTCACGGCCGAAACCGCAGAGTTTTCATAAAGCTACCCGGCGAGGTTCTTCAGGTCGAGTATTCCTATGAAGTCTCCCCTGGAAAGCGGGGCGTTCACTCAATCTCCCCCGTTGAGGTTATAGGCAGGGATTTCCTCGGAATCCTTGAGACGAACTACGAGATATTTGGAGACGAGGTAACGATAGAAGCCAAGCCCGTTGTTGGTAGCCTCAGAACAAGTTCCCTGAGGAGTATTCGGGCCAGAAGACGCGGTCTACCGGCGGTTCTCTCTCGCAAGGGGATATCCTCGCGGGACTTCAAGGAGATTAGGGAGTATCGGCCAGGGGACCCCCTCAATGCAATCAACTGGAAGGCCACCGCCCGCTTCGGTGTTCCCCTCGTCAACGAGTACGAGCCCGAGGGCATGGCCACCGTCATGGTGTACGCTGACACAACGACCGAGATGGGAACTGGGGACGTCTTCAGCGGGGCCCTCGAAAGCGCCCTAAGCCTGTCGCTTTCCCTCGTGCATACCTTACTCAAGGCAAACCTGAGGGTTGGTCTGTATCTCGCGGGCTCCAAAAGATTCGTAACACCCAGAACGGGAATGCAGGCGTTTTCGAGCTTTATGCGGGCTGTCCTTTCCGCCGGCCCGTCTCCTGACCCCGAACCGATACCCCTGGCAGTGGAGCGTTCCAAGAGGGCAGGAAAGGTTGACCTTGCAGTAATCGTAACCAACGTTACTCCCTACAACGTCTCGGAGCTGAGGGATGCCGTTGGAAAGCTCAGGAAAACCTTTAACTGCAGGGTTCTTCTCGTGGACATCAATCCCTACGGGGCAATTGATGAAGACGTTGCGCAACTCTCCCGTCTCCACAAGCGAAAGCTGACCGAGAAACTCGGCGTGCCCGTGGTGGAGTGGGTTCCCTCCCAGGAGGGTCCAAGCACGGCCCTGAAAAAGGTTCTTGGAGGTGTCTCCCTTGCGCTTTAG
- a CDS encoding MoxR family ATPase — MEPGEFRSIVDEIVSEISTVYIGNTEPIRKTLTALLVNGNVLFEDYPGLGKTLLAKAFGKTLGLSYTRIQFTPDLLPADITGTKVWRHDKGVFELVKGPIFTNVLLADEINRAPPKTQSALLEAMEERQVTIEGETHRLNRPFFVIATQNPIEFEGTYPLPEAQLDRFLLRLSVGYPRSLEDEIAIMEARLRWGKDDPTEDLEPVIDRKTLLEMQDLVEKAVFVGREILTYIAMLVRTARSDSRVEAGPSPRGALALMKIAKANALMEGRDYVIPDDVKAFAVDALAHRIVVKPEHAFEGVTGRDVVLSALQKTPVPKGDDDEA; from the coding sequence GTGGAGCCCGGTGAATTCAGGAGCATTGTGGACGAAATAGTGTCGGAGATTTCCACAGTTTACATTGGAAACACTGAGCCCATTCGGAAGACTCTCACAGCTCTCCTCGTGAACGGAAACGTTCTCTTTGAGGATTATCCCGGTCTCGGAAAGACACTGCTCGCGAAGGCGTTTGGCAAAACGCTGGGACTCAGTTACACGAGGATTCAGTTCACTCCTGACCTTCTACCCGCGGACATAACCGGAACTAAGGTGTGGCGCCACGATAAGGGTGTTTTTGAGCTCGTTAAGGGGCCCATCTTCACCAACGTTCTGCTCGCGGATGAAATAAACCGTGCCCCTCCTAAGACCCAGTCGGCACTACTTGAGGCCATGGAGGAGAGACAGGTAACGATAGAGGGCGAAACCCACCGGCTCAACAGGCCGTTCTTCGTCATAGCCACCCAGAACCCAATAGAGTTCGAGGGAACGTATCCCCTTCCTGAGGCCCAACTCGACCGCTTCCTTCTCCGCCTGAGCGTTGGTTACCCCCGGAGCCTTGAGGATGAGATAGCCATTATGGAAGCCCGCCTGCGCTGGGGCAAGGACGACCCGACGGAGGACTTGGAACCCGTGATTGACAGGAAGACTCTACTGGAGATGCAGGACCTCGTCGAGAAGGCCGTCTTCGTGGGAAGGGAAATCCTGACCTACATCGCGATGCTCGTGAGAACGGCACGTTCTGACAGCAGGGTTGAGGCCGGGCCGAGCCCGAGGGGTGCGCTCGCCCTAATGAAGATTGCCAAGGCCAATGCCCTGATGGAGGGCAGGGATTACGTGATTCCCGACGACGTGAAGGCCTTCGCCGTTGATGCTCTGGCCCACAGGATAGTTGTGAAACCCGAGCACGCCTTTGAAGGCGTTACCGGCCGGGACGTGGTCCTGAGCGCCCTCCAGAAAACTCCTGTGCCGAAGGGAGACGACGATGAGGCGTGA
- the tsaA gene encoding tRNA (N6-threonylcarbamoyladenosine(37)-N6)-methyltransferase TrmO, whose product MNFEPFKITPVGFVRKSKETHIEILPEFWEATEGLREGDWVKLVLWFHGSDTPARRRILKVHPYGNPKNPLTGVFATRSPYRPNPIALYTVRIHRIEEGRLYIDEIDALDGTPVVDIKIFVERYDCPKEVPIEEREAEIRAGRMIGEVNIIPRKAEHLDELEEVSPEEYDALILEIGPKTTTLTAKELVELIDALNEVYESLPVEIKDKLRTREARSP is encoded by the coding sequence ATGAACTTCGAACCCTTCAAAATAACCCCCGTCGGCTTCGTGAGGAAAAGCAAGGAAACGCACATAGAAATCCTGCCCGAGTTCTGGGAGGCAACGGAGGGCCTCAGGGAAGGCGACTGGGTCAAGCTCGTCCTCTGGTTCCACGGGAGCGACACGCCCGCAAGGAGAAGAATCCTCAAGGTGCACCCCTACGGGAACCCGAAGAACCCGCTCACCGGCGTTTTTGCCACGCGCTCGCCCTACAGGCCGAATCCAATAGCTCTTTACACCGTCAGAATTCACCGCATCGAGGAGGGCAGACTCTACATCGACGAGATTGACGCCCTCGACGGAACGCCGGTGGTTGACATCAAGATTTTCGTCGAGCGCTACGACTGCCCCAAGGAGGTTCCGATAGAGGAGCGGGAAGCCGAGATAAGGGCAGGTAGAATGATTGGAGAGGTGAACATAATCCCGAGGAAAGCCGAGCATTTAGACGAGCTTGAGGAGGTTTCGCCGGAGGAATACGACGCGCTGATACTCGAAATCGGCCCGAAGACGACGACGCTGACGGCCAAAGAACTTGTCGAGCTCATCGATGCCCTCAATGAGGTCTACGAGAGCCTGCCGGTGGAGATAAAGGACAAGCTCAGAACACGTGAAGCGCGCTCGCCTTGA
- the wtpC gene encoding tungstate ABC transporter ATP-binding protein WtpC: MLRAEGISKDWKEFHLRDITLEVKEGEHFIILGPSGAGKTVLLEIIAGIIEPDSGRVYLRGRDVTDLPPEKRGLAYVPQNYALFPNMSVYDNIAFGLKVRKVPKPEIERKVREISKVLGIEHLLHRKPRTLSGGEQQRVALARALVVEPPLILLDEPFANLDVGTRAKLLTEMKRWRRELGFTALHVTHSFEEAISLGDRVGVMLDGRLVQVGKVRDVFSRPVSEEVARFLGFENIIEGIAEGRKLRVNGVEIELPVEAKGRVRVGLRPEDIIISTEPIRSSARNEFKAVVESIEELGPLVRVRLSLGDLSLTAFITRSSMLELGIEKGKEVYVSFKASALHVF, translated from the coding sequence ATGCTCAGGGCTGAGGGAATCTCCAAGGACTGGAAGGAGTTCCACCTCAGGGATATAACCCTCGAGGTTAAAGAGGGCGAGCACTTCATAATCCTCGGCCCGAGCGGTGCGGGAAAGACGGTTCTCCTTGAGATAATCGCTGGGATAATAGAGCCGGACTCGGGGAGGGTTTACCTCAGAGGCAGAGACGTTACAGATTTGCCACCCGAGAAGCGCGGTTTAGCCTACGTCCCCCAGAACTACGCCCTCTTTCCCAACATGAGCGTCTACGACAACATAGCCTTCGGCCTGAAGGTCAGGAAGGTGCCAAAGCCCGAAATAGAGCGAAAGGTCAGGGAAATCTCCAAGGTTCTCGGGATAGAACACCTCCTCCACAGGAAGCCGAGGACGCTGAGCGGTGGGGAGCAACAGAGGGTAGCACTCGCGAGGGCGCTCGTCGTCGAGCCACCGTTAATCCTCCTCGACGAGCCCTTTGCCAACCTCGACGTCGGAACGAGGGCGAAGCTGTTAACCGAGATGAAGCGCTGGAGGCGAGAGCTGGGCTTTACGGCCCTGCACGTAACGCATTCCTTTGAAGAAGCGATAAGCCTCGGCGACCGCGTTGGGGTGATGCTCGACGGCAGACTCGTTCAGGTTGGTAAGGTCAGGGACGTCTTCTCAAGGCCGGTGAGTGAGGAAGTCGCTCGCTTCCTCGGCTTCGAGAACATAATCGAGGGAATCGCCGAGGGGAGAAAGCTCAGGGTCAACGGGGTCGAGATTGAGCTTCCGGTCGAGGCTAAAGGAAGGGTCAGGGTCGGCTTAAGACCGGAGGACATAATAATCTCGACCGAGCCGATAAGGAGCTCCGCCAGAAACGAGTTCAAAGCTGTCGTTGAGTCAATCGAGGAGCTCGGCCCGCTCGTGAGGGTAAGGCTTTCCCTCGGTGACCTGAGCCTCACGGCCTTCATAACCCGCTCATCGATGCTCGAACTCGGGATAGAGAAGGGAAAAGAGGTCTACGTCAGCTTCAAGGCGAGCGCGCTTCACGTGTTCTGA
- a CDS encoding DUF3226 domain-containing protein yields MELRETRILLLEGSMDVSFFVPVLKGLYDFNENRKYWELIPIKRVGRDVLSSPIPLIKDDLLLVIHHAGGRNNLPKALGLIIATLAYWENLPSPSVVGIVRDVDTNRDVLEWTKSILRKFSPVSDEDSLLVTLSGWRVRVLPFAIGNVKLAHPNIEEKRELELLLARLAKEESTLTRFSRSIKVLNEDKGSKLTPKDIMHVLAIAKNFSGDSLSGLYRKFVEELIRTQRDVFVDVLNESGVVDFLEKLTR; encoded by the coding sequence ATGGAACTGAGGGAAACGAGGATTCTCCTTCTTGAAGGGTCGATGGACGTTAGTTTTTTTGTTCCAGTTCTTAAGGGACTTTATGACTTCAATGAGAACCGAAAATACTGGGAACTTATTCCAATCAAACGTGTTGGGAGGGACGTTCTTTCGTCTCCAATTCCGCTTATTAAAGATGACCTTCTTCTCGTCATTCATCACGCCGGCGGAAGGAATAACCTGCCAAAAGCCCTTGGACTCATCATAGCAACATTAGCTTACTGGGAAAATCTACCATCGCCTTCCGTCGTTGGAATCGTCCGCGATGTCGATACAAATAGGGACGTATTGGAATGGACGAAAAGCATCCTCAGGAAGTTTTCTCCAGTGAGTGACGAGGATTCCCTCTTAGTGACTCTCTCAGGATGGAGGGTTAGGGTACTCCCCTTCGCTATTGGCAACGTGAAGTTAGCACATCCAAACATTGAGGAGAAGCGCGAACTGGAACTCCTTCTGGCGAGATTAGCAAAGGAAGAAAGCACACTCACAAGATTCTCCCGCTCAATAAAGGTGTTGAATGAGGACAAGGGCTCAAAACTCACACCAAAGGACATCATGCACGTCCTCGCAATCGCCAAAAACTTTAGCGGAGATAGCCTTTCGGGACTTTACAGGAAGTTTGTCGAAGAGCTCATTCGAACTCAAAGGGATGTTTTCGTGGACGTTCTCAACGAAAGTGGTGTTGTGGACTTCCTTGAAAAATTAACTAGGTGA
- a CDS encoding ATP/GTP-binding protein, which translates to MITSLHIRNFRGISNLRLNDLSRINVVVGRNNVGKSSVLEAIAIAVGAVNQDSSVLKRVLTQVLKWRGWLGRTSINFLFMAPSTPIELTFTANNVPYTITLRHPGEVANLLARAHNLEFDIETLKNMMTESIDVINFEIKAGPLKRSAMTLVSEKGNVTVMASGDEPYPVELPIEFVTPYDMNAPGFIEASFSKAFKAKSYYRALKLIRRAYPEVENLSPVPEGNGVLMYVDIRHSPQSVPYYVMGDGFKFLSAIAFLVSSVTGGHFLIDSAEAFHHPKSLRTMVRTLIKGSLENDVQVFLTTHSLELLDMLIEEGIEAGIDGRVVYMKREKGRVVTDTKTFEEAREIREVINLDLRG; encoded by the coding sequence ATGATAACGTCCCTTCACATTAGGAACTTCAGAGGCATCTCTAATTTACGTCTCAACGATTTGAGTAGAATTAACGTTGTCGTTGGCAGAAACAACGTGGGGAAGTCCTCAGTTCTCGAAGCCATTGCAATCGCCGTCGGTGCAGTGAACCAAGACTCGTCCGTGCTGAAGAGGGTTCTAACCCAAGTATTGAAGTGGAGGGGCTGGCTGGGACGCACCTCAATAAACTTCCTCTTTATGGCCCCGTCTACTCCTATTGAACTCACTTTTACAGCTAATAATGTTCCCTATACAATTACACTCAGACATCCAGGTGAAGTTGCGAATCTTTTGGCAAGGGCACATAATCTTGAATTTGATATCGAGACTCTCAAGAATATGATGACGGAATCAATTGATGTCATTAACTTCGAGATCAAGGCCGGGCCTCTCAAACGCAGTGCCATGACGTTGGTTTCTGAAAAAGGTAACGTAACGGTGATGGCGTCTGGCGATGAACCCTATCCCGTTGAACTCCCCATTGAGTTCGTAACCCCCTACGACATGAACGCACCGGGGTTCATCGAAGCCTCTTTCTCAAAGGCATTCAAAGCCAAGTCTTATTACAGGGCGCTTAAGTTAATTCGCAGGGCGTATCCAGAAGTTGAAAACCTGAGCCCTGTCCCCGAGGGCAATGGCGTTTTGATGTACGTCGATATAAGGCACTCCCCCCAGAGCGTTCCCTACTATGTCATGGGAGATGGATTTAAGTTCCTCTCGGCAATCGCTTTCTTAGTTTCATCTGTAACAGGAGGGCACTTCCTCATTGACTCTGCCGAGGCGTTCCACCACCCGAAATCCCTCAGAACCATGGTCAGAACTCTCATAAAGGGCTCTTTAGAGAACGACGTCCAGGTGTTCTTAACAACCCACAGCCTTGAACTGTTGGACATGCTCATCGAAGAGGGTATCGAGGCCGGGATAGACGGCAGGGTTGTTTACATGAAGCGTGAAAAGGGCAGGGTAGTCACGGACACCAAGACGTTTGAGGAAGCAAGGGAGATACGAGAAGTTATAAACCTCGACTTGAGGGGGTAA
- the wtpB gene encoding tungstate ABC transporter permease WtpB — MRRDYTLYFFTALGSFLIVYILLPLAMIYLKQVQDFQAFVRTLHDPIVVSALKRSLLTATATALIALLFGVPLGYVLARKDFPGKSFVQAVVDVPIVIPHSVVGIMLLVTYSTYILDNYKGIIGAMLFVSASFTINSARDGFLAVDEKLEAVARTLGASRLRAFFSISLPMAFPSIASGAIMTWARAISEVGSILIVAYYPMTAQVLILEYFNNYGLRASRPIAVLMVTISLGIFVLLRWLIGRKAR, encoded by the coding sequence ATGAGGCGCGACTACACCCTCTACTTTTTCACGGCACTGGGGAGCTTCCTAATCGTCTACATACTCCTGCCCCTGGCCATGATTTACCTCAAGCAGGTCCAGGATTTTCAGGCCTTCGTCAGGACCCTTCACGACCCGATAGTCGTTTCCGCCCTCAAGCGCTCCCTCTTAACCGCCACGGCGACCGCCTTGATAGCGCTCCTCTTCGGCGTCCCCCTCGGCTACGTTCTGGCCAGAAAGGACTTTCCCGGGAAGAGCTTCGTTCAGGCGGTTGTCGATGTCCCGATAGTGATTCCCCACTCCGTCGTGGGTATAATGCTCCTAGTCACTTACTCCACTTACATCCTCGACAACTACAAGGGCATAATCGGGGCCATGCTCTTCGTCTCGGCCTCCTTCACGATAAACTCCGCCAGGGACGGCTTCTTGGCCGTTGACGAGAAGCTTGAGGCGGTTGCGAGAACCCTTGGAGCTTCCCGATTGAGGGCCTTCTTCTCGATTTCCCTTCCGATGGCCTTCCCGAGCATAGCGAGCGGGGCCATAATGACGTGGGCTCGCGCCATAAGCGAGGTCGGTTCAATCCTGATAGTTGCCTACTACCCGATGACTGCCCAGGTTCTAATCCTCGAGTACTTCAACAACTACGGTCTGAGGGCTTCCCGGCCGATAGCGGTCCTCATGGTCACGATAAGCCTCGGCATCTTCGTCCTCCTCAGGTGGCTGATAGGGAGGAAGGCAAGATAA